The proteins below come from a single Gavia stellata isolate bGavSte3 chromosome 8, bGavSte3.hap2, whole genome shotgun sequence genomic window:
- the UPP2 gene encoding uridine phosphorylase 2 has product MTETSGYSGSGLVHIKNPHLDTMEEDILYHLDLGTKTHNLPAMFGDIKFVCVGGSPKRMRAFAQFMHKELGLTGGGEDLADICAGTDRYAMYRAGPVLSISHGMGIPSISIMLHELIKLLHHAKCRDVTIIRMGTSGGLGIEAGSVVITDTAVDSSFKPRFEQVVLDDVVVRSTELDKDLAEELLACSKEIPDFPTLIGHTMCTYDFYEGQGRLDGALCSFSSEKKLEYLKRAYDAGVRNIEMESTAFAALCGLCGLKAAVVCVALLDRLEGDQIRAPREVLWEYQQRPQRLIAAFIRKRLAPRPPAGNALFSNN; this is encoded by the exons ATGACCGAAACATCAGGTTACTCCGG CAGTGGGCTTGTCCACATTAAAAACCCGCACTTGGACACGATGGAGGAGGACATTCTGTATCACTTGGACCTGGGAACGAAGACACACAACCTGCCTGCAATGTTTGGGGACATAAAG TTTGTCTGCGTCGGTGGCAGCCCAAAGAGGATGAGGGCATTTGCCCAGTTCATGCACAAGGAGCTGGGACTGACGGGTGGCGGCGAGGACCTGGCAGACATCTGCGCAGGGACGGACCGGTACGCCATGTACCGGGCAGGGCCGGTGCTCTCCATCAGT CACGGGATGGGCATCCCGTCCATTTCCATCATGCTTCATGAACTCATCAAACTGCTGCATCACGCAAAATGCCGAGACGTTACTATTATACGCATGGGTACTTCTGGAGGTTTAG GGATCGAGGCCGGATCTGTTGTGATCACGGACACAGCGGTGGACTCCTCCTTCAAACCACGGTTTGAGCAGGTGGTGCTGGATGACGTGGTGGTGCGGAGCACTGAGCTGGACAAGGACCTCGCGGAGGAACTCCTCGCCTGCAGCAAGGAGATTCCTGACTTTCCCACGCTCATTGGCCATACCATGTGCACCTATGACTTCTACGAAG GTCAGGGGAGATTAGATGGAGCATTGTGctctttttccagtgaaaaaaagTTAGAGTACTTAAAAAGAGCTTATGACGCCGGCGTGAGGAACATTGAAATGGAGTCCACGGCGTTCGCTGCTCTCTGCGGGCTGTGTGGCCTGAAAG CTGCCGTCGTCTGCGTGGCACTCCTGGACCGCCTGGAGGGGGACCAGATCCGGGCGCCCCGCGAGGTGCTGTGGGAGTACCAGCAGCGGCCCCAGCGCCTGATCGCGGCCTTCATCCGAAAGCGCCTGGCGCCGCGCCCTCCGGCGGGAAACGCACTTTTCTCCAACAACTGA